The Chloroflexus aggregans DSM 9485 genome segment GCCATCTCTCTTTGTAAGCCTATCTTTAGGGCTGGTATTACTCCAATCCTGGCCGCCCTCGCTACCGATACTGCGCTGGCTCGTAGTACTAGGCGGTCTATTGATCGTTACCAGTGCCTGCACACAGTACGTCCGTCGTTCCGTCTTCATCCAGCTCGGCCTAGTAGTACAAACAATTACGATAACCCTCATGGCCGCCCTCACCAACCTGCTTCCCCTGTTGTGGGGGCTGTTGTTGGTCGCCTGGCAGATGACCAGTCGCCTCTCACGGTGGCAACTGCTCCTTTTCAGCGGAATATGGCTCCTGTTGCTAACGGTGATCGTCATCATCCAGCCAATCTTTCTCGACCTTACGACCATCCTCAGCTTATTGGTGGCGATGCTACTCGTCAGTGGCCCATTGTTGTTGGCTCGACGCCAATTACGTCGTCGCCAGCAGGTCGCACAGCAGGTTCAGTTGCTTGAAACCGAAATAAAACAGCAAACCGACGAGGTGCAGCGGATTACCATCGCCGCCGAACGTTTGCGTCTTGCCCGCGAAGTACACGACGATCTCGGTTCCAAACTCGTGTTAATGAATCTTGAACTGCAACTCGCCACCGAACTGGCCGGCGAAGATCCGGCTAAGGCGCGTGACCATTTAGCGAACAGTCGCGAATTGTTGCATAGCGCATGGCGCAGTTTGTTGGCAGTGGCCGACGCTGAGTTACCGTTTCAACCGGCAACGCTAGTCCCAGCGCTACACCGGCTAACCCAACAATGCGCACAGAGCACCCAGGCTACCGTGACTATCGACATTGAAGGCGATATGGCGCAATTACCGTCACAGGTAGCGCATTGTATCTACCGCACGGTGCAAGAGGGGTTGACCAACGCCTGCAAACACGCCCGCGCTGCCACCATGCATGTCCAGGTGCGTGCAGCCGACGGCTACGTGGTAGTTACCGTCACCAACGATAACCGTCCACACCAAGTATTACCCCCTGTTGATTTGGGAAA includes the following:
- a CDS encoding sensor histidine kinase, with the translated sequence MARYQRTALAFLGLLSIVTLIAALSTVGDATLRNDWPRLAGMLACLGVMLGLAWLTPLRLLKVGGRLTLIVIELAAAAGAQLLTAAPLIDYIYLVLVLQGIILFRPWLWALMAVSVWIIWAIVRYQLSNDLLIWLQSNLAIAFPAVCAIIAACIYARHVHRSEQMQQMLQQMQQRYTSLSTLLRDVQQRVAREERQRLLNRLISEVQQTLVYAEQGLTTALAMAQSNLNRLQTALDVPRTATATAIARLRATVQTLRYVPNDPKPTPYGMLAGVFDEGLISPLPNNILAWLLPSLFVSLSLGLVLLQSWPPSLPILRWLVVLGGLLIVTSACTQYVRRSVFIQLGLVVQTITITLMAALTNLLPLLWGLLLVAWQMTSRLSRWQLLLFSGIWLLLLTVIVIIQPIFLDLTTILSLLVAMLLVSGPLLLARRQLRRRQQVAQQVQLLETEIKQQTDEVQRITIAAERLRLAREVHDDLGSKLVLMNLELQLATELAGEDPAKARDHLANSRELLHSAWRSLLAVADAELPFQPATLVPALHRLTQQCAQSTQATVTIDIEGDMAQLPSQVAHCIYRTVQEGLTNACKHARAATMHVQVRAADGYVVVTVTNDNRPHQVLPPVDLGNGSFGLLGLRERAEALGGGLEAGPLAEGGWRLRLVLPYEGEE